The [Bacillus] selenitireducens MLS10 genome includes a region encoding these proteins:
- a CDS encoding nucleoside deaminase: MEKTEAYFMKQAIDLAKRAREEGNEPFGAILVKDGEVVMRGANHIHSGSDPTFHAELGLIRAYCSAYQVSDLSEYTLYTSCEPCVMCSGAMVWANLGKVVYSVSHDQLAEIAGGNIMIACRDVFQKSPNRPEVEGPICPEEGLQVFEGYRFG, from the coding sequence ATGGAAAAAACAGAAGCCTATTTTATGAAACAAGCGATTGATCTGGCGAAACGGGCCAGGGAAGAAGGAAATGAACCGTTTGGAGCAATTTTGGTAAAAGACGGCGAGGTGGTCATGCGTGGGGCAAATCATATTCACAGTGGTTCTGACCCAACGTTCCATGCTGAACTTGGTCTGATCAGAGCTTATTGCTCGGCATATCAAGTTTCTGATTTGAGTGAGTATACGCTTTATACGAGCTGTGAGCCGTGTGTCATGTGTTCAGGAGCGATGGTCTGGGCGAATCTCGGTAAGGTTGTGTATAGCGTCTCGCATGATCAGTTGGCAGAAATAGCTGGAGGTAATATAATGATTGCCTGCAGAGACGTGTTCCAAAAAAGCCCAAACCGTCCCGAAGTTGAAGGCCCAATTTGCCCTGAGGAGGGTCTTCAGGTGTTTGAGGGTTACCGTTTTGGCTGA
- a CDS encoding helix-turn-helix domain-containing protein: MALGTTISQRRKELNLSQAFVAEEMGVSRQAVSKWETGQSVPSTAHLIRLAEVLGCDVQDLAEPDQEAQPAQPAEESGSKKDIRMQLAAVFGRVLMLVGFLGYMGAVSDPGDHGSMPLWFFNSWWLGHFAVGAGLTVIGTRDYYYRKGGPKSVIGWDLLFVGAFLFYGFSPFGEGVTTLVTMVMGATALIMMNIRYFIPVWRRDRAPSGS; this comes from the coding sequence ATGGCACTTGGAACAACGATCAGTCAGAGAAGAAAAGAATTGAATCTCTCGCAGGCCTTTGTGGCGGAAGAGATGGGGGTAAGCAGGCAGGCCGTTTCAAAATGGGAGACCGGGCAATCGGTCCCTTCGACGGCGCATCTCATCCGGCTTGCGGAGGTACTTGGGTGTGACGTGCAGGATCTCGCGGAGCCGGATCAGGAAGCGCAGCCCGCTCAGCCCGCTGAGGAAAGCGGAAGTAAGAAGGATATCCGCATGCAGCTCGCTGCGGTGTTTGGGCGGGTTTTGATGCTCGTCGGATTTCTCGGGTATATGGGCGCGGTCTCCGATCCGGGGGACCACGGGTCAATGCCGCTCTGGTTCTTTAACAGCTGGTGGCTCGGTCATTTTGCCGTCGGGGCGGGATTGACAGTCATTGGCACGAGGGATTATTACTACCGGAAAGGCGGTCCGAAATCGGTGATCGGGTGGGATCTCCTCTTTGTGGGGGCGTTTCTCTTTTACGGGTTCTCTCCGTTTGGTGAGGGCGTGACGACGCTGGTCACCATGGTGATGGGCGCGACGGCGCTTATCATGATGAATATCCGTTACTTTATACCGGTTTGGCGAAGGGACAGAGCGCCATCCGGATCCTGA
- a CDS encoding YibE/F family protein: protein MGSITHTIRKARPLSVAVVLILTVSFIGSMLFVHHNHVLYDRTIAEVTDVRLVDESETVDQYGNEDRLFDQELDAVIRNGEHEGSVVRLTNQYAESGASDYRFGAGDELFVNLDAEHEDGLSGSVTNVKRDQELMLAAWLFLFSLLVVGRRQGLFSVISLGVNAALLVVFLQLSIAYAQFSFVAMASVLAIGFTVISLLFVNGFHPKTYAAIIATLLATLSAMLITFLTIWLTSGSGLHYESMAFVTRAPQAVFLAGIIIGSLGAVMDVAITVTSSMFAIYEKNPAIGRKALIASGLEIGKDIMGTMTNILLFVYVSGSIPVLILYFSNEALLGYTLSVNLSLELTRALAGGIGIVLTIPIGLFVTARFVDRKRWRA, encoded by the coding sequence TTGGGATCCATTACACATACAATCAGAAAAGCGAGGCCTTTATCCGTTGCGGTTGTGCTGATCCTGACGGTTTCTTTCATCGGTTCGATGCTGTTTGTTCATCATAATCACGTTCTCTATGATCGGACGATTGCCGAAGTGACGGATGTGAGGCTTGTGGACGAGTCGGAGACCGTCGATCAGTACGGAAATGAAGACCGGCTCTTCGATCAGGAGCTTGACGCCGTGATCAGGAACGGGGAACATGAGGGCTCGGTTGTCCGCTTAACCAATCAGTATGCGGAATCAGGCGCTTCGGATTACCGGTTTGGCGCGGGGGATGAACTGTTTGTGAATCTTGATGCAGAGCATGAGGACGGCCTGAGCGGTTCGGTGACCAATGTGAAACGGGACCAGGAGTTAATGCTTGCAGCGTGGCTGTTTCTGTTCAGTCTCCTTGTTGTTGGACGAAGGCAGGGGCTTTTTTCCGTCATCAGCCTCGGGGTGAACGCCGCCTTGCTCGTCGTGTTCCTGCAGCTGTCGATTGCGTATGCGCAGTTCAGCTTCGTGGCGATGGCGAGTGTACTGGCCATCGGATTTACGGTGATTTCCCTGTTGTTTGTCAACGGCTTTCATCCGAAGACATATGCGGCCATCATTGCGACCCTCCTGGCCACGCTCTCGGCGATGCTGATCACGTTTTTGACGATATGGCTGACGTCAGGGTCGGGGCTTCATTATGAGTCGATGGCGTTTGTGACGAGGGCGCCGCAGGCCGTGTTTCTTGCAGGGATCATTATCGGATCGCTCGGGGCGGTGATGGATGTGGCGATTACGGTGACGTCATCGATGTTTGCGATTTATGAGAAGAACCCGGCGATCGGGCGGAAAGCCCTCATCGCTTCCGGGCTTGAGATCGGCAAGGATATCATGGGGACAATGACGAATATCCTCCTGTTTGTCTATGTGAGCGGATCGATTCCGGTGCTCATTTTGTACTTCAGTAATGAAGCCCTCTTAGGTTACACGCTGTCGGTGAATCTCTCCCTTGAACTGACAAGGGCGCTTGCCGGCGGGATCGGCATTGTCCTGACCATTCCCATCGGGCTGTTCGTCACGGCCCGGTTCGTTGACAGGAAGAGGTGGCGCGCATGA
- a CDS encoding YibE/F family protein, translating to MNTVLVLAILLFILMRAVGGRKGAKSFVALFMNFVVLVVTVLFMSHSTFDLLVLTVLACTAISWINLFFVNGVSHKTMTAFLSTWVTIILMIPLILFVTRRAMIQGFPEEEMHELNVFSFYVGIDFIEVATAVILMSTIGAIIDIAISISSPMNEIIRQEPSISRKRLFEAGMGIGRDILGTSVNTLLFAFLGSYMALLIWFLDLNYTFGEMVNAKVFSAETITILSAGIGLTVVIPITCAITAVFLDRARNKDGTGMED from the coding sequence ATGAATACGGTCCTCGTCCTTGCGATTCTGTTGTTTATTCTCATGCGGGCCGTTGGCGGCAGGAAAGGGGCAAAGTCGTTTGTCGCCCTGTTTATGAACTTTGTGGTCCTCGTTGTCACGGTGCTGTTTATGAGTCATTCCACATTTGATCTGCTTGTGTTGACGGTACTCGCGTGCACCGCTATCAGCTGGATCAACCTGTTTTTCGTCAACGGGGTGAGCCATAAAACGATGACCGCGTTTCTGTCGACCTGGGTCACGATTATTCTGATGATTCCGCTGATTCTCTTCGTGACGAGGCGTGCGATGATCCAGGGCTTTCCTGAAGAAGAGATGCATGAGTTGAACGTCTTCTCCTTTTATGTCGGGATTGATTTCATTGAGGTTGCAACGGCAGTCATTCTGATGAGTACGATCGGGGCCATCATTGACATCGCGATCTCGATTTCCTCACCGATGAATGAAATCATCCGTCAGGAGCCGTCGATTTCGAGAAAGAGACTGTTCGAGGCAGGGATGGGCATCGGGAGAGACATCCTTGGTACGAGCGTGAATACGCTGCTCTTTGCCTTCCTCGGAAGCTACATGGCCCTCTTAATCTGGTTTTTGGACTTGAACTATACGTTTGGTGAGATGGTGAATGCGAAAGTCTTCAGCGCGGAGACCATCACGATTCTCAGTGCAGGGATTGGCCTGACGGTCGTGATCCCGATTACGTGCGCGATCACCGCCGTGTTTCTTGACCGCGCGAGAAACAAAGACGGCACAGGAATGGAAGATTAG